The following coding sequences are from one Leptolyngbya sp. NIES-3755 window:
- a CDS encoding 3-dehydroquinate synthase (similar to AA sequence:cyanobase_aa:PCC7424_4981), protein MSSVEARVEATDQSFHLEGYEKIEFNLDLIEGLFEVGHSALADNYRDLGRCLAVVDHNVDRLYGDQLRSYFEYYEIDLTVFAIEITEPAKTIDTFLKITDAFCDFNLKRKEPVLVIGGGLVLDVAGFACSAYRRSTNYIRVPSTLIGLIDAGVAIKVAVNHGKLKNRLGAYHPPKQVILDFSFLKTLPVDQIRNGMAELVKIAVVSNEEVFNLLEQHGEELLYNHFGFVGNDDHLKQIGHRVNYESIKTMLELEAPNLHELMLDRVIAYGHTWSPTLELAPQIPLLHGHAVNIDMAISATIAKKRGYISATDRDRILGLMSRLGLALDHPLMEIDLMWKATQSIMLTRDGLLRAAMPRPIGTCHFVNDLTREELESAIADHKRLCADYPRAGAGIDAYVGSSELIGSAN, encoded by the coding sequence ATGAGTTCTGTTGAGGCAAGAGTTGAAGCAACTGATCAATCGTTCCATTTGGAAGGATACGAAAAGATCGAGTTTAATTTGGATCTGATTGAGGGTTTGTTTGAGGTTGGTCATTCAGCCTTGGCGGATAACTATCGCGATTTGGGTCGGTGTCTAGCGGTGGTCGATCATAATGTCGATCGACTCTACGGCGACCAGTTGCGATCGTATTTTGAGTACTATGAAATCGATTTAACGGTTTTTGCGATCGAGATTACTGAACCTGCAAAAACGATCGATACTTTTCTCAAAATTACTGATGCTTTTTGTGACTTCAATTTGAAGCGTAAAGAGCCTGTTCTAGTCATCGGTGGCGGGCTGGTTTTGGATGTTGCAGGATTCGCTTGCTCTGCGTATCGGAGAAGTACGAATTACATCCGAGTGCCGTCTACTTTGATTGGTTTGATCGATGCAGGTGTCGCGATCAAAGTTGCAGTGAATCACGGTAAATTGAAGAACCGTCTGGGCGCGTATCATCCACCGAAACAGGTGATTTTAGACTTTTCATTCTTGAAAACATTGCCTGTGGATCAGATCCGAAATGGAATGGCGGAGTTGGTGAAAATTGCTGTTGTTTCTAATGAGGAAGTGTTCAATCTATTAGAACAACATGGCGAGGAGTTGCTATACAATCACTTCGGATTTGTAGGGAATGATGATCACCTGAAGCAAATTGGGCATCGAGTGAACTATGAATCAATCAAAACGATGTTGGAGTTGGAAGCACCTAACTTACACGAATTGATGCTCGATCGAGTGATTGCTTACGGTCATACTTGGAGTCCGACGCTCGAACTTGCTCCCCAAATTCCTTTGCTGCATGGTCATGCCGTGAATATTGATATGGCGATCTCAGCTACGATCGCTAAAAAACGCGGGTACATTTCTGCAACAGATCGCGATCGTATTCTCGGTTTGATGAGTCGTCTTGGGCTTGCCTTAGATCATCCGTTGATGGAAATTGATCTGATGTGGAAAGCAACCCAATCGATCATGCTCACTCGTGATGGATTGTTAAGAGCCGCAATGCCTCGACCGATTGGAACTTGCCACTTCGTGAATGATCTGACTCGTGAAGAATTGGAAAGTGCGATCGCAGATCATAAACGCTTGTGTGCAGACTATCCACGTGCTGGTGCGGGCATTGATGCGTATGTTGGTAGCAGTGAATTGATCGGGAGTGCAAACTAG
- a CDS encoding O-methyltransferase family protein (similar to AA sequence:cyanobase_aa:Npun_R5599), which translates to MTTITPIAARPVTPLGILTAHLQTAIEQLQSSEDATESVQKALDLAIGLEEYVNACTTPESKDLKAIAQKTQLEPWNQRFSDGETVRHLEQEMLSGHVEGQFLKMLVHMTRARRILDIGMFTGYSALAMAEALPNDGILVACEVDDYVANFAQNLFDQSAHGSKIQIKLAPAIDTLKQLADQGESFDFVFIDADKREYVQYFQMLLDEGLLAPDGFICVDNTLLQGQPYLKERSTNGNAIAQFNQTVAEDERVEQVLVPLRDGVTLIRRV; encoded by the coding sequence ATGACCACAATTACACCGATTGCGGCTCGTCCAGTTACGCCTCTTGGGATTCTAACGGCTCATTTGCAAACCGCGATCGAACAACTTCAAAGCTCAGAAGATGCGACTGAATCAGTGCAGAAAGCGTTAGATTTAGCGATCGGGCTGGAAGAGTATGTGAATGCTTGTACAACGCCTGAATCAAAAGATTTGAAAGCGATCGCACAAAAGACGCAGCTTGAACCTTGGAATCAGCGATTTTCAGATGGTGAAACTGTGCGCCATTTAGAACAAGAAATGCTTTCCGGTCATGTTGAAGGACAGTTCTTGAAGATGTTGGTTCACATGACTCGCGCCCGTCGCATTCTGGATATCGGAATGTTTACCGGATATTCTGCGTTAGCAATGGCGGAAGCGTTGCCGAATGATGGAATTCTGGTTGCTTGCGAGGTCGATGACTATGTAGCGAACTTTGCTCAGAATCTATTTGATCAATCAGCACATGGTTCCAAGATTCAGATCAAACTAGCTCCAGCGATCGACACGCTTAAGCAACTCGCTGATCAAGGTGAATCATTCGATTTCGTGTTCATTGATGCCGATAAGCGGGAGTATGTTCAGTACTTTCAGATGTTGCTGGATGAGGGATTATTGGCACCGGATGGTTTTATCTGTGTGGATAATACTTTGCTCCAGGGACAGCCTTATCTGAAGGAACGATCGACGAATGGAAATGCGATCGCGCAGTTTAATCAAACGGTTGCTGAAGATGAACGAGTGGAACAGGTTCTAGTTCCATTGCGCGATGGTGTGACCTTGATTCGACGGGTTTAA
- a CDS encoding hypothetical protein (similar to AA sequence:cyanobase_aa:Ava_3856), which produces MLNKLIAALQNLLTLTALLITLPINLAIVLIASLIGLFQRETIPQSNSPKRILITGGKMTKALQLARSFHAAGHFVVLVETQKYWLTGHQFSNAVDRFYTVPAPKQDSEAFIQALVDIVQRENIDFFVPVTSPIESYYCSLAKPELSKYCEVLHFDVGITQLLDDKFELSEKARSLNLTAPKTYRITDPQQVLDFEFDSSQYILKSIAYNSVHRLDMTKYPLESKAAMKAHLATLPISEDNPWILQEFISGQEYCTHSTVRDGKVRLHCCAKSSAFQVNYEQVENSEIQAWVTTFVKALNLSGQISFDFIESSSGEVYAIECNPRTHSAITMFYNHPDVAKAYLGEPLTVEPIQPLPTSKPTYWTYHEVWRLITGDRPLYRLQTILHGKDAILQTSDPIPFLMVHHWQIPLLLLNNLRHLKGWVRIDFNIGKLVELGGD; this is translated from the coding sequence ATGCTGAATAAATTAATTGCAGCGTTACAGAATCTACTTACACTCACAGCATTATTGATTACACTACCGATTAATTTAGCGATCGTGCTCATCGCCTCTTTGATCGGTCTATTTCAACGAGAAACAATCCCACAATCTAACTCCCCGAAGCGAATTCTAATCACAGGCGGCAAAATGACCAAAGCGTTGCAGCTTGCTCGATCGTTTCATGCTGCGGGGCATTTTGTTGTCTTGGTTGAAACTCAGAAATATTGGCTCACTGGGCACCAATTCTCGAATGCAGTCGATCGCTTTTACACAGTTCCCGCACCGAAGCAAGACTCAGAAGCATTTATTCAAGCTTTGGTTGATATTGTGCAGCGGGAAAACATTGATTTCTTTGTCCCGGTAACAAGTCCAATTGAAAGTTATTATTGTTCATTAGCGAAACCTGAACTATCGAAGTACTGTGAAGTGCTCCACTTTGATGTGGGGATTACACAGCTATTAGATGATAAGTTTGAACTGAGTGAAAAAGCTCGATCGCTAAATCTCACAGCACCAAAAACCTATCGAATTACTGATCCGCAGCAAGTTCTAGATTTCGAGTTTGACTCCAGCCAATACATTCTCAAAAGCATTGCTTACAATTCGGTGCACCGGTTGGATATGACGAAGTATCCATTGGAATCAAAAGCAGCAATGAAAGCTCATCTGGCAACCTTGCCAATTAGTGAAGACAATCCTTGGATATTGCAAGAGTTCATTTCTGGGCAAGAGTATTGCACTCATAGCACTGTGCGGGATGGTAAAGTGCGACTGCATTGTTGTGCAAAATCTTCTGCATTTCAGGTGAACTATGAGCAAGTAGAAAATTCTGAAATTCAGGCTTGGGTCACAACGTTTGTAAAAGCATTGAACTTATCTGGACAGATTTCATTTGATTTTATCGAGAGTTCTAGCGGCGAAGTTTACGCGATCGAATGTAATCCCAGAACTCATTCTGCAATCACAATGTTCTACAATCATCCCGACGTGGCTAAAGCTTACTTGGGTGAACCGCTCACAGTAGAACCGATTCAACCGCTTCCGACTAGCAAGCCGACTTACTGGACTTATCACGAAGTTTGGAGATTGATCACAGGCGATCGACCTTTGTATCGTCTACAAACCATTCTGCACGGAAAAGATGCCATTCTGCAAACCTCTGATCCGATCCCTTTTCTGATGGTGCATCACTGGCAAATCCCATTGCTGTTACTCAACAACTTACGTCACCTTAAAGGTTGGGTACGCATCGATTTCAATATTGGTAAACTTGTCGAATTAGGCGGCGACTAA
- a CDS encoding hypothetical protein (similar to AA sequence:cyanobase_aa:LBDG_29370) — MTYMKTNALILSGVVGLTAAVSSTIAAVTYFRPAPQPDQPKVEQPTVSTPPATTEKLNPPVAVSPTPVGVPIALVDESVQSPEFAKFLDRTKQAVRDRDAKYIRSIVTPQTKFSFGAQRTIDYLNPENPKSSFWTSLEKALALGCSKEQSGYSCPTVFQQFQSVLKPGSSDLDAFSAIVVVGQNVNVRSKPDVNSPAIATLTNEIVKYDVMTFQNASEQEKSETFRLDNPNGWTPVILSDSRRGFVSSQYAYSPVGYRVLFGKEGSEWKMQAFVTGD; from the coding sequence ATGACGTATATGAAAACGAACGCTTTGATTTTGTCTGGAGTCGTCGGCTTGACCGCTGCTGTAAGTTCTACGATCGCTGCTGTCACCTATTTTCGTCCTGCACCCCAACCTGATCAGCCAAAGGTCGAACAGCCAACAGTTTCAACTCCACCTGCCACTACCGAAAAGCTTAATCCTCCGGTCGCAGTTTCCCCGACTCCAGTGGGAGTGCCGATCGCATTAGTAGACGAATCGGTTCAATCTCCAGAATTCGCGAAATTCCTCGATCGTACAAAGCAAGCGGTTCGCGATCGAGATGCAAAATATATCCGCAGCATTGTCACTCCACAAACTAAATTCAGCTTCGGAGCACAACGCACGATCGACTATCTCAACCCCGAAAATCCCAAGTCCTCGTTCTGGACATCCCTCGAAAAAGCACTAGCTTTAGGCTGTTCCAAAGAACAAAGCGGCTATTCTTGCCCGACTGTATTTCAACAATTTCAAAGTGTATTAAAACCAGGTTCTTCTGATCTCGATGCCTTTTCTGCGATCGTGGTCGTCGGTCAAAACGTGAATGTTCGATCAAAACCCGATGTGAATTCACCTGCGATCGCAACCTTAACCAACGAGATTGTGAAATATGATGTCATGACCTTTCAGAATGCTTCTGAGCAAGAGAAATCAGAAACTTTCCGCCTCGACAATCCGAACGGTTGGACCCCTGTGATTCTGTCAGATAGCCGCCGTGGATTTGTCTCTAGTCAGTATGCTTACAGTCCAGTCGGTTATCGAGTCTTGTTTGGCAAAGAAGGCAGCGAATGGAAAATGCAAGCCTTTGTCACTGGAGACTAA
- a CDS encoding hypothetical protein (conserved hypothetical protein;~similar to AA sequence:cyanobase_aa:LBDG_29360), producing the protein MDTIAAKTLIARYSQGERDFENCNLEQADFFEAMLAQINLAQSCLNRAYLPYANLRQANLTATQLEAAELSDTQLHQANFTNANLERASLLRADLSLADFSGANLNGANLSGASLVNADLSNADLSNADLTHVNFRQAKLNGANLSGANLTRAIDLDLTGVIVDAFTIYPDGHRQGD; encoded by the coding sequence ATGGACACGATCGCAGCGAAAACTCTGATCGCAAGATATAGCCAGGGAGAACGGGATTTTGAAAACTGTAACCTAGAACAAGCGGATTTTTTTGAAGCAATGTTAGCTCAGATTAACTTAGCTCAAAGTTGCTTAAATCGAGCTTATTTGCCTTATGCCAATTTAAGACAAGCTAATCTTACTGCGACTCAGCTAGAAGCCGCTGAACTGAGTGATACTCAACTGCATCAGGCAAATTTTACCAATGCCAATTTAGAACGGGCATCGTTGCTGAGAGCCGATTTGAGTTTGGCGGATTTCAGCGGTGCGAATTTGAATGGCGCAAACCTGAGTGGGGCTAGTTTGGTCAACGCAGATTTGAGCAACGCAGATTTGAGCAACGCGGATCTCACTCATGTGAACTTTCGACAGGCGAAACTGAATGGTGCAAATCTAAGCGGGGCAAATTTAACGCGAGCGATTGATCTCGATTTAACAGGTGTGATCGTCGATGCGTTCACGATCTACCCCGACGGACATCGCCAGGGTGATTAG
- a CDS encoding SagB-type dehydrogenase domain protein (similar to AA sequence:cyanobase_aa:LBDG_29350), with product MPDLQVSIAEHYHERTKYDPETIHAKSQALNWEEQPIPFKSYKFGTSIDLKPYLSEDANLDDGWQRLSKLLVCSYGLTGAIPTNGEPHYLRSSPSAGGLYPAEVYLISRGTLELPAGLYNYQARTHTLLHFWESDVWTALQSACFWNPVLDNTQLAIVVSAVFFRSAWRYQDRAYRRIFLDTGHLIGNIELACSMTDFRPHLIGGFADEALNQLLYFDSEQEGAIAVLPIADLTQIKENLPLARTALPTTPKLDYPRIPDGGLLSYFHQATQIPHNPNATVNWKAPETTEHSDKYNFPFCLKVPTDCDPIDWEQDLHGLEQTMIHRRSTRAFSGEPLSIDELKAILDFAYQPQHYIEQNLDRSPDYFDLNLVETFVAVSGVTDLEDGCYYYAPKSQELRQIRFKNFRRELHFLCLGQDIGRDASAIVFHTADLRTAIEQYGDRVYRYLHMDAGHLGQRMNLAAIHLGLGASGIGGFFDDQVNEVLGIPQDEAVLYITALGRSRQR from the coding sequence ATGCCGGACTTGCAAGTGTCGATCGCTGAACACTATCACGAACGCACCAAATACGACCCGGAAACGATTCATGCCAAGAGCCAAGCGCTGAACTGGGAAGAGCAACCGATCCCATTCAAGTCGTACAAGTTCGGCACGTCGATCGATCTCAAACCGTACCTCAGCGAAGATGCGAACCTGGATGATGGGTGGCAACGTCTTTCTAAGCTGTTGGTGTGTAGCTACGGGCTAACGGGTGCAATTCCAACGAATGGAGAGCCACATTATTTACGGTCGTCTCCTTCTGCGGGCGGACTCTATCCGGCTGAGGTCTATCTAATTTCACGCGGCACTCTGGAGCTTCCTGCTGGATTGTATAACTATCAAGCAAGAACGCATACGCTGTTACATTTCTGGGAGTCCGATGTCTGGACAGCTTTACAATCCGCCTGTTTCTGGAATCCAGTTTTAGACAATACACAACTCGCGATCGTGGTTTCGGCTGTCTTTTTCCGGTCTGCATGGCGCTACCAAGATCGAGCCTATCGCCGCATTTTCCTCGACACTGGGCATTTGATCGGAAACATTGAGCTTGCCTGTTCGATGACCGATTTTCGCCCGCATCTGATTGGTGGATTTGCAGATGAAGCCCTCAATCAATTGCTTTACTTCGACTCAGAGCAAGAAGGCGCGATCGCAGTTTTACCGATCGCAGATTTGACCCAAATCAAAGAAAATCTCCCTTTAGCTCGAACGGCTTTGCCCACAACTCCGAAGCTCGACTATCCCAGAATTCCAGATGGCGGACTGTTGAGCTATTTCCATCAAGCAACCCAAATTCCGCACAATCCGAATGCAACAGTAAATTGGAAAGCTCCTGAAACCACAGAACATTCCGATAAGTACAATTTTCCGTTTTGCCTCAAAGTTCCGACTGATTGTGATCCAATCGATTGGGAACAAGATCTACACGGGTTAGAGCAAACGATGATTCATCGTCGATCGACTCGTGCGTTTAGCGGTGAACCTTTATCGATCGATGAACTCAAAGCCATCCTAGATTTCGCTTATCAGCCGCAGCACTATATCGAGCAAAATCTCGATCGTTCTCCCGATTATTTCGACTTGAACTTAGTTGAAACCTTTGTCGCTGTTTCAGGTGTGACGGATCTCGAAGATGGTTGCTACTACTATGCTCCGAAGTCTCAAGAATTACGCCAAATTCGATTTAAGAACTTCAGACGAGAGCTACATTTTCTGTGTTTAGGACAAGATATAGGGCGTGATGCGAGTGCGATCGTGTTTCATACCGCAGATTTGAGAACTGCGATCGAACAATATGGCGATCGTGTTTACCGCTATCTGCACATGGATGCTGGACACTTAGGACAGCGAATGAATTTAGCCGCAATTCATCTGGGATTAGGTGCGAGTGGAATTGGTGGATTTTTTGATGATCAAGTCAATGAAGTCCTGGGAATTCCGCAGGATGAAGCGGTTTTGTACATTACGGCATTAGGTCGCTCTAGACAGCGGTAG
- a CDS encoding hypothetical protein (ORF295;~similar to AA sequence:cyanobase_aa:LBDG_46240): protein MTEQNTENTDYDNPWKTFIELYFRDFLTFFFPGIETDIDWSQPVRFLDKELQKIVRDAEIPKRYADKLVEVHRSNGQKTLVICHIEVQSQEEGNFAAIMYSYNYRLRDRYNCPVVSLAILGDDRASWRPNRFREELWGCSIQFEFPIVKLSDYQSKWSDLEASRNPFAIVVMAHLKTKETHNQPIERKRWRYYLTTMLYDRGYSEQDILELQYFLDWLMNLPEDLENQLQIELKTFEEARRMKYVAGWERRAKAEGRLEEKQTIVLNMLREKFSLEQISRVTGLTIAEIQALQSQQQEQT from the coding sequence ATGACCGAGCAAAACACCGAAAACACAGACTACGATAATCCGTGGAAAACATTCATCGAACTGTACTTCCGAGACTTTTTAACATTCTTCTTTCCTGGCATCGAAACTGATATTGATTGGTCTCAGCCCGTTCGATTTCTGGATAAGGAATTGCAGAAGATTGTTCGAGATGCCGAAATCCCAAAACGCTACGCGGATAAATTAGTCGAAGTACATCGATCGAATGGACAGAAAACATTAGTGATTTGTCACATCGAAGTGCAAAGTCAGGAAGAGGGCAACTTTGCAGCCATAATGTACAGCTACAACTATCGATTACGCGATCGCTATAATTGCCCCGTCGTCAGCCTAGCTATTCTTGGAGACGATCGAGCATCTTGGCGACCCAACAGATTTCGTGAAGAACTTTGGGGCTGTTCAATTCAGTTTGAATTCCCGATCGTCAAACTCTCAGACTATCAATCTAAATGGTCTGATTTAGAAGCCAGTCGCAATCCATTCGCGATCGTCGTAATGGCTCATCTGAAGACTAAAGAGACGCACAATCAACCGATCGAGCGCAAGCGATGGCGCTATTACCTGACAACCATGCTCTACGATCGCGGTTATAGCGAGCAGGATATACTGGAGCTACAGTACTTCCTAGACTGGTTGATGAATTTGCCTGAGGACTTAGAAAATCAACTTCAGATCGAATTAAAGACTTTTGAGGAGGCTAGACGGATGAAATACGTTGCAGGATGGGAACGTAGGGCGAAAGCAGAAGGAAGACTAGAGGAAAAGCAAACGATCGTGCTTAACATGCTACGAGAGAAATTCTCGCTGGAGCAAATTTCGCGTGTAACTGGATTGACGATCGCAGAAATTCAAGCCCTCCAATCTCAGCAGCAAGAACAGACATAA
- a CDS encoding NAD(P)H-quinone oxidoreductase subunit 4L (similar to AA sequence:cyanobase_aa:LBDG_46250), whose amino-acid sequence MQLQYFLLIAAALFCIGIYGLVTSRNAVRVLMSIELMLNAVNLNLMAFSNYLDPQEIKGQIFTVFVITIAAAEAAVGLAIVLAIYRNRDTVDMEQFNLLKW is encoded by the coding sequence ATGCAACTTCAATATTTCTTACTAATTGCGGCAGCGTTATTCTGCATTGGCATTTATGGCTTGGTGACAAGTCGGAACGCAGTGCGAGTACTAATGTCGATCGAGCTAATGTTAAATGCTGTGAATCTCAATTTGATGGCGTTTTCTAACTATCTCGATCCGCAAGAGATTAAAGGGCAAATTTTCACCGTATTCGTGATTACGATCGCGGCTGCGGAAGCGGCGGTTGGTTTAGCGATCGTGCTTGCGATCTACCGGAACCGCGACACTGTGGATATGGAGCAGTTCAATCTACTCAAATGGTAA
- a CDS encoding NAD(P)H-quinone oxidoreductase chain 6 (similar to AA sequence:cyanobase_aa:LBDG_46260): MNLAEGVQIVSFGILAAMMLGSAIGVVLLENVVYSAFLLGGVFISIAGLYLLLNADFVAAAQVLIYVGAVNVLILFAIMLVNKREAFVAMPKSWIRRAATALVCAGIFALLSAMVVTTPWAISTAVPVESSIITIGLHFFSDFLLPFELASVLLLMALVGAIVLARREFIPEADEEAGTTALTLPERPRELTPAGQSNLES; encoded by the coding sequence GTGAATTTAGCGGAAGGTGTTCAAATTGTATCGTTTGGAATCCTGGCAGCGATGATGCTCGGATCTGCGATCGGTGTTGTATTGCTCGAAAATGTGGTTTACTCCGCCTTCTTACTCGGTGGTGTATTCATCAGCATTGCTGGCTTGTATTTGCTGTTAAATGCAGACTTCGTTGCAGCGGCTCAAGTGCTGATTTATGTCGGAGCGGTCAACGTTCTGATTTTGTTTGCAATCATGCTGGTGAACAAGCGTGAGGCATTTGTGGCAATGCCGAAATCCTGGATTCGTCGGGCGGCGACTGCGCTTGTGTGTGCGGGAATTTTCGCGCTCTTGAGTGCAATGGTTGTGACGACTCCTTGGGCAATCTCGACGGCTGTTCCAGTCGAAAGTTCGATTATTACGATCGGGCTTCACTTCTTCAGCGATTTCCTCTTGCCGTTTGAGTTGGCATCGGTCTTGTTGTTGATGGCACTTGTTGGCGCGATCGTACTCGCACGTCGCGAATTTATTCCCGAAGCCGACGAAGAAGCTGGAACTACTGCGCTGACCTTACCGGAGCGTCCGCGTGAACTGACCCCCGCAGGTCAAAGCAATCTTGAATCTTAA
- a CDS encoding NAD(P)H-quinone oxidoreductase subunit I (similar to AA sequence:cyanobase_aa:LBDG_46270) — protein sequence MLKFLKQVGDYTKEAIQAGKYIGQGLSVTFDHMRRRPITVQYPYEKLILSERFRGRIHFEFDKCIACEVCVRVCPINLPVVDWEFNKETKKKKLNHYSIDFGVCIFCGNCVEYCPTNCLSMTEEYEMSTYDRHELNYDSVALGRLPYKVTEDPMVTPLREFAYLPKGVTEPHDLPAGSRRAGLRPEEIVEKGS from the coding sequence ATGCTGAAATTTCTCAAACAAGTCGGTGACTATACGAAAGAGGCCATCCAAGCGGGCAAATATATCGGTCAAGGCTTGTCTGTGACCTTTGACCACATGCGCCGCCGCCCGATTACTGTTCAATATCCTTACGAAAAGCTGATTCTCTCAGAGCGCTTCCGGGGACGGATTCACTTTGAATTCGACAAGTGTATTGCTTGCGAAGTCTGCGTTCGAGTTTGCCCGATTAACCTTCCGGTCGTCGATTGGGAATTCAACAAAGAAACGAAGAAGAAGAAGCTGAATCACTACAGCATCGATTTCGGCGTTTGTATCTTCTGCGGTAACTGCGTGGAATATTGCCCCACGAACTGTTTATCGATGACTGAAGAATACGAGATGTCTACTTACGATCGACACGAACTCAACTACGATAGTGTCGCGCTCGGTCGTCTCCCATACAAGGTCACGGAAGACCCGATGGTGACTCCGCTTCGCGAGTTTGCGTACTTGCCGAAGGGTGTAACTGAACCGCACGATCTTCCGGCTGGATCGCGTCGGGCTGGATTGCGCCCAGAAGAAATCGTAGAAAAAGGATCGTAG
- a CDS encoding NAD(P)H-quinone oxidoreductase subunit I (similar to AA sequence:cyanobase_aa:LBDG_46280): MCGERSAQLPSYESGTMNPGIDLQGTFIETVQSLGIPAGAAKALWMPLPMLIMLVAATVSVLVVVWLERKISAAAQQRIGPEFIGPLGVLAPLADGLKLVLKEDVVPAKADKLLFTLGPAIVVIPVFLSYLILPFGQNLQITDVSLGIFLWIALSSVVPIGLLMSGYASNNKYSLLGGLRAAAQSISYELPLALSVLAIVMMSNSLSTVDIVNQQAGYGVLGWNIWRQPVGFIIFWISALAECERIPFDLPEAEEELVAGYQTEYSGMKFALFYLGSYVNLTLSALLFAVLYLGGWEFPVPLGVVSGLIGVSESTPWLQLIFAAIGIGTTILKAYFLIFLAILMRWTVPRVRIDQLLDLGWKFLLPVSLVNLLVTAGLKLAFPVAFGG, from the coding sequence ATGTGTGGAGAGCGATCAGCCCAACTGCCTTCCTACGAGTCGGGAACCATGAATCCAGGAATTGACCTTCAAGGAACCTTTATTGAAACTGTGCAGAGCCTTGGCATTCCTGCCGGGGCAGCCAAAGCCCTCTGGATGCCATTGCCAATGCTGATCATGCTGGTTGCAGCAACGGTCAGTGTCTTGGTCGTGGTGTGGCTAGAGCGCAAAATCTCAGCCGCCGCTCAACAGCGGATCGGTCCTGAATTTATCGGACCCCTCGGTGTCCTTGCACCGCTGGCAGACGGATTGAAACTGGTACTCAAAGAAGATGTGGTTCCCGCGAAAGCAGATAAATTACTGTTTACGCTGGGTCCCGCGATCGTTGTAATTCCCGTTTTCTTGTCCTATCTCATTCTGCCGTTTGGACAGAATCTACAAATCACTGATGTCAGTTTGGGCATCTTTTTGTGGATTGCCTTATCGAGCGTTGTCCCGATCGGGCTTTTGATGTCGGGCTATGCCTCGAATAATAAATACTCGCTGCTCGGTGGTCTTCGTGCCGCTGCACAGTCGATTAGTTATGAACTGCCACTGGCGCTTTCTGTGTTAGCGATCGTCATGATGTCGAACTCGCTCAGCACTGTAGACATTGTGAATCAGCAAGCTGGGTATGGCGTTTTAGGCTGGAATATTTGGCGGCAACCCGTCGGATTTATCATCTTCTGGATCTCAGCACTGGCAGAATGTGAGCGGATTCCCTTCGACTTACCTGAAGCAGAAGAAGAACTCGTCGCAGGCTATCAAACCGAATACTCCGGAATGAAGTTTGCGCTCTTTTACTTGGGGTCTTACGTTAACCTCACGTTGTCAGCCCTCCTGTTTGCGGTGCTATACCTGGGAGGATGGGAATTTCCAGTGCCGTTAGGTGTGGTTTCGGGGCTGATTGGTGTTTCTGAAAGTACCCCTTGGCTGCAACTGATTTTTGCCGCGATCGGGATTGGAACCACGATTCTCAAAGCTTACTTCCTGATCTTCTTAGCGATCTTGATGCGTTGGACTGTGCCCCGTGTGCGGATTGACCAACTCCTCGACCTCGGCTGGAAATTCTTACTACCTGTCTCGCTTGTAAACTTGCTGGTGACGGCAGGTTTAAAGCTCGCGTTCCCAGTCGCATTTGGCGGCTAA